One genomic window of Streptomonospora nanhaiensis includes the following:
- a CDS encoding DMT family transporter: MAWVLLVLSGLLESVWATALAASNGLSRLWPSVVFGVALLLSMSGLALALRTIPVGTGYAVWVGIGAVGTAVIGMTWLGEGVTTAKIVCLVLIVSGVVGLKVLH; encoded by the coding sequence ATGGCCTGGGTTCTTCTTGTTCTGTCCGGTCTTCTCGAAAGCGTGTGGGCCACCGCGCTGGCCGCGTCCAACGGCCTGTCCCGGCTGTGGCCGTCCGTCGTCTTCGGCGTGGCCCTGCTGCTGAGCATGTCGGGCCTGGCGCTGGCGCTGCGCACCATCCCCGTGGGCACCGGCTACGCGGTGTGGGTCGGTATCGGCGCGGTCGGCACCGCCGTCATCGGCATGACGTGGCTCGGCGAGGGCGTGACCACGGCCAAGATCGTGTGCCTGGTGCTGATCGTGAGCGGCGTGGTGGGGCTGAAGGTCCTGCACTGA
- a CDS encoding aminotransferase-like domain-containing protein produces the protein MVQPAPPPPPAARLAGVGSSPVRDLLALVSSAKHGDLVSFAGGLPAPELFDSHGLRDAFDSVLRDDPRRALQYSPTEGDPRLSDWIAARHTGRGLPTDPAQVIVTTGSQQGLSLVAAALLDPGDTVLVEEPGYLAALQCFRLAGARVATVATDDDGTDPDALAEAVQRHRPKLLYLVPTFQNPTGRTLPHERRAAIAAVAARHGLWIVEDDPYSELRYAGAPLPSLAAYDGAADRTVVLGSMSKVMSPGMRLGWVRAPEPLRPSLAVAKQAADLHTSTIDQAAAAVYLAEADFPAHIDRLCAAYRPRRDAMLAGLPDALPPGSTWTRPQGGMFVWVRLPEGADAQSHLRAALDNGVAFVPGAPFYAERPDPATLRLSFTTHTPEEIGKGLARLGAVLTRRTG, from the coding sequence ATGGTCCAGCCCGCGCCCCCTCCGCCGCCCGCCGCCCGCCTCGCCGGTGTGGGGAGTTCCCCGGTGCGCGACCTGCTCGCGCTGGTCTCCAGCGCCAAGCACGGCGACCTCGTCTCCTTCGCCGGCGGGCTGCCCGCGCCCGAGCTGTTCGACAGCCACGGCCTGCGTGACGCGTTCGACAGCGTCCTGCGCGACGACCCCCGCCGGGCGCTCCAGTACTCCCCCACCGAGGGCGACCCCCGCCTGAGCGACTGGATCGCCGCCCGCCACACCGGCCGCGGCCTGCCCACCGACCCCGCCCAGGTCATCGTGACCACCGGCTCCCAGCAGGGGCTCTCCCTCGTCGCCGCCGCCCTGCTCGACCCCGGCGACACCGTCCTCGTCGAGGAGCCCGGCTACCTCGCCGCCCTCCAGTGCTTCCGCCTGGCCGGGGCGCGCGTGGCCACCGTCGCCACCGACGACGACGGCACCGACCCCGACGCCCTGGCCGAAGCCGTCCAGCGGCACCGCCCCAAGCTGCTCTACCTGGTCCCCACCTTCCAGAACCCCACCGGCCGCACCCTCCCCCACGAGCGCCGCGCCGCCATCGCCGCCGTCGCCGCCCGCCACGGCCTGTGGATCGTCGAGGACGACCCCTACAGCGAACTCCGCTACGCGGGCGCCCCGCTCCCCTCCCTCGCCGCCTACGACGGCGCCGCCGACCGCACCGTCGTGCTCGGCAGCATGTCCAAGGTCATGTCCCCCGGCATGCGCCTGGGCTGGGTCCGGGCCCCCGAACCCCTGCGCCCCTCGCTCGCCGTCGCCAAGCAGGCCGCCGACCTGCACACCAGCACCATCGACCAGGCCGCGGCGGCGGTCTACCTGGCCGAGGCCGACTTCCCGGCCCACATCGACCGGCTGTGCGCCGCCTACCGCCCCCGCCGCGACGCCATGCTCGCCGGCCTCCCCGATGCGCTGCCCCCGGGCAGCACCTGGACCCGGCCCCAGGGCGGCATGTTCGTCTGGGTGCGCCTGCCCGAAGGCGCCGACGCCCAGAGCCACCTGCGCGCCGCCCTGGACAACGGCGTGGCCTTCGTCCCCGGCGCCCCCTTCTACGCCGAGCGTCCCGACCCCGCCACCCTGCGGCTCTCCTTCACCACCCACACCCCCGAGGAGATCGGCAAGGGGCTGGCCCGCCTCGGCGCCGTGCTCACGCGGCGCACCGGCTGA
- a CDS encoding SDR family NAD(P)-dependent oxidoreductase has protein sequence MHAVSLNYANVLGAMGLYPGTVPLAMDGAGTVVRAGDGVTAPRPGDRVAMMGDLGISSHAVVPAAAVLPLPADTDLTEAAALPCVLTTAWYALRHLARPRPGETVLVHAATGGVGLCAVHIAQAMGARVLATAGSEAKRALLRDLGVEHVMDSRGLDFAREVREATGGAGVDVVLNCLTGRAQRAGLEALAVGGRFVELGKRDIYAGNGIDPAPFRRNIVFASVDLQALAAGRPAFMAGLLAEVADEIAAGRAPRVPVTARPYAEAPAAFRTMAAAQHIGKLVLTAPTAQTEIALDPDQVPVVRGDGAYIVTGGLGAIGLRLAAHLARSGAARLVLNGRSAPGPRAEEVIGKLRAGGTDVRVVRGDIAEPGLAEELVAEAEAEGARLRGVAHAAAVIADGTVALLDDSTLERTWHAKTQGAWRLHEATGGRAFDWFVCFSSAAALVGSPGQAGYASANAWLDAFTVWRRAQGLPATSVAWGAWGEDGAGAHLAERGMTMIDPDEGIAALDRLLRHDRACTGYLPVDIDLWSAVMPHALESPYFADLARQRRAPEGEGRDTELIAMALAAIAEGRGAAVIAEYLSDQLGEIIGDSARELGPDVRLTDLGIDSLRALELRTRIEQRAGVRIPTKLLWTGGTLGGLAEFIADAIAAEAPSPEGGTGGTGGTGGAARTGAGAATGAPGAAAPASRPDGAEPEAAR, from the coding sequence GTGCACGCCGTCAGCCTGAACTACGCCAACGTGCTCGGCGCCATGGGCCTCTACCCCGGGACCGTGCCGCTGGCCATGGACGGCGCGGGCACCGTCGTGCGCGCCGGTGACGGTGTCACCGCACCGCGCCCCGGTGACCGCGTGGCCATGATGGGCGACCTCGGTATCAGCAGCCACGCCGTCGTGCCGGCCGCCGCCGTGCTGCCGCTGCCCGCCGACACCGACCTCACCGAGGCCGCCGCGCTGCCCTGCGTCCTCACCACCGCCTGGTACGCGCTGCGCCACCTCGCCCGGCCCCGGCCCGGCGAGACCGTGCTCGTCCACGCCGCGACGGGCGGCGTGGGGCTGTGCGCGGTGCACATCGCCCAGGCCATGGGCGCCCGCGTGCTGGCCACGGCGGGCAGCGAGGCCAAGCGCGCCCTGCTGCGCGACCTCGGCGTCGAGCACGTGATGGACTCCCGCGGCCTGGACTTCGCGCGTGAGGTGCGCGAGGCCACCGGCGGCGCGGGCGTGGACGTGGTGCTCAACTGCCTCACCGGGCGGGCGCAGCGCGCCGGCCTGGAGGCCCTGGCGGTGGGCGGCCGGTTCGTGGAGCTGGGCAAGCGGGACATCTACGCGGGCAACGGGATCGACCCCGCGCCGTTCCGCAGGAACATCGTGTTCGCCAGCGTCGACCTCCAGGCGCTCGCCGCCGGCCGGCCGGCGTTCATGGCCGGGCTCCTGGCCGAGGTCGCCGACGAGATCGCGGCGGGCCGCGCTCCGCGCGTCCCGGTCACCGCGCGGCCCTACGCCGAGGCGCCGGCGGCGTTTCGCACCATGGCCGCCGCCCAGCACATCGGCAAGCTCGTGCTGACCGCCCCCACCGCCCAGACCGAGATCGCGCTCGACCCCGACCAGGTGCCGGTCGTGCGCGGCGACGGCGCCTACATCGTCACCGGCGGCCTGGGCGCCATCGGGCTGCGGCTGGCCGCGCACCTCGCCCGGTCCGGCGCCGCCCGCCTCGTCCTCAACGGGCGCTCGGCGCCGGGCCCCCGGGCCGAGGAGGTGATCGGCAAGCTGCGCGCGGGCGGCACCGACGTCCGCGTGGTGCGGGGCGACATCGCCGAGCCCGGACTCGCCGAGGAACTGGTCGCCGAGGCCGAGGCGGAGGGCGCCCGGCTGCGCGGGGTGGCCCACGCCGCCGCCGTGATCGCCGACGGCACCGTGGCCCTGCTCGACGACTCCACCCTGGAGCGCACCTGGCACGCCAAGACCCAGGGCGCCTGGCGGCTGCACGAGGCCACCGGCGGCCGCGCGTTCGACTGGTTCGTCTGCTTCTCCTCGGCCGCCGCGCTGGTGGGCTCGCCCGGACAGGCCGGCTACGCCTCCGCCAACGCCTGGCTGGACGCCTTCACGGTGTGGCGGCGCGCCCAGGGGCTGCCCGCCACCAGCGTGGCCTGGGGCGCGTGGGGCGAGGACGGCGCCGGGGCGCACCTGGCCGAACGCGGCATGACCATGATCGACCCCGACGAGGGGATCGCGGCGCTGGACCGGCTGCTGCGCCACGACCGCGCCTGCACCGGCTACCTGCCCGTCGACATCGACCTGTGGAGCGCGGTGATGCCGCACGCGCTGGAGTCGCCGTACTTCGCCGACCTCGCGCGGCAGCGGCGGGCGCCCGAGGGCGAGGGGCGCGACACCGAGCTGATCGCCATGGCGCTGGCCGCGATCGCCGAGGGCCGGGGCGCGGCCGTCATCGCCGAGTACCTGTCCGACCAGCTCGGCGAGATCATCGGCGACTCGGCGCGGGAGCTGGGCCCCGACGTCCGGCTCACCGATCTCGGCATCGACTCCCTGCGCGCGCTGGAGCTGCGCACGCGCATCGAGCAGCGCGCCGGGGTGCGCATCCCGACCAAGCTGCTGTGGACCGGCGGCACGCTGGGCGGTCTGGCGGAGTTCATCGCCGACGCGATCGCCGCCGAGGCGCCCTCGCCCGAAGGCGGCACAGGGGGCACGGGCGGCACGGGCGGTGCCGCGCGCACCGGGGCGGGCGCGGCCACCGGGGCCCCCGGGGCCGCGGCCCCCGCCTCGCGCCCGGACGGCGCCGAGCCCGAGGCCGCCCGGTGA
- a CDS encoding SDR family oxidoreductase, translating to MTSAVTGATGFVGLWLLAELLDREDRVIVLARSGPAPVLERVAAFLRARGAPPGDLHALPLRVRVVHADITRRDLGLDPGDRATLVRETTVLWHNAAHTGLSAVSAEVRRTNLAGTRNVLALADHCPGLRAFRHSSTFAVAGRRAHGVIGDDDLDDSHGFCSEYERSKYDAEVRVRRWAAAHPQCDVLVFRLALLTSDLPPYPGAPAQPLVVARDTAAWLVERYPQVRAGIAVPGDGDAPVNVLPVEHAARAMADASSKAVGIPMRTLNVVAPDHVPARLLVEAVAERVGVPCVLDPRLPDLRAPGVLGDLVPGILPMGRMTRTFADTALTELGLACPREPAVDRDYLRACLR from the coding sequence GTGACCAGCGCCGTCACCGGCGCCACGGGGTTCGTCGGCCTGTGGCTGCTGGCGGAGCTGCTCGACCGCGAGGACCGGGTCATCGTCCTGGCCCGGTCCGGCCCCGCGCCGGTGCTGGAGCGCGTCGCCGCGTTCCTTCGGGCGCGCGGCGCCCCGCCCGGGGACCTGCACGCGCTCCCGCTGCGGGTGCGGGTGGTGCACGCCGACATCACCCGGCGCGACCTCGGGCTGGACCCCGGCGACCGCGCGACGCTGGTCCGCGAGACCACCGTGCTGTGGCACAACGCCGCCCACACCGGCCTCAGCGCGGTCTCCGCCGAGGTGCGCCGCACCAACCTCGCGGGCACGCGCAACGTCCTGGCGCTGGCCGACCACTGCCCGGGGCTGCGCGCGTTCCGGCACAGCAGCACGTTCGCGGTGGCCGGCCGGCGGGCGCACGGCGTCATCGGCGACGACGACCTGGACGACTCCCACGGCTTCTGCAGCGAGTACGAGCGCTCCAAGTACGACGCCGAAGTGCGCGTGCGGCGCTGGGCCGCCGCCCACCCGCAGTGCGACGTGCTGGTGTTCCGCCTGGCCCTGCTCACCAGCGACCTGCCGCCCTACCCGGGCGCGCCCGCCCAGCCGCTGGTGGTGGCCCGCGACACCGCCGCCTGGCTGGTCGAGCGCTACCCGCAGGTGCGCGCGGGGATCGCCGTGCCCGGCGACGGCGACGCCCCGGTCAACGTGCTGCCGGTGGAGCACGCCGCCCGGGCCATGGCCGACGCGAGCAGCAAGGCCGTGGGCATCCCGATGCGCACCCTCAACGTCGTGGCCCCCGACCACGTGCCCGCCCGCCTTCTGGTGGAGGCCGTGGCCGAGCGGGTGGGCGTGCCGTGCGTCCTCGACCCCCGCCTGCCCGACCTGCGCGCGCCGGGCGTGCTCGGGGACCTCGTGCCCGGGATCCTGCCGATGGGGCGGATGACGCGCACGTTCGCCGACACCGCCCTCACCGAACTCGGCCTCGCCTGCCCCCGCGAGCCCGCCGTCGACCGCGACTACCTGCGGGCCTGCCTGCGCTGA
- a CDS encoding TetR/AcrR family transcriptional regulator, protein MTPPQPTGTPRPGTRAERRRRTEERVLASARALFAESGYDRTTIRAVAAAANTDPALVMRYFGSKEELFSRATEAAPEAPISGTPDEVAELLLASFADKLDTDATATLAMLRSMLTHPEAASDVRAAVSAQQGQAAAAMPGDNADVRAGIIGAAILGVVVGRRLLRLDGLADAPAEEVVALLRPVVRGLVNGVREPGPAGTADPDSDPGA, encoded by the coding sequence GTGACCCCACCGCAGCCGACCGGCACCCCGCGCCCGGGCACCCGCGCCGAGCGGCGGCGCCGCACCGAGGAGCGCGTCCTCGCCTCCGCGCGCGCCCTGTTCGCCGAGTCCGGCTACGACCGCACCACCATCCGCGCCGTCGCCGCCGCCGCCAACACCGACCCCGCCCTGGTGATGCGCTACTTCGGGTCCAAGGAGGAGCTGTTCTCCCGGGCGACCGAGGCCGCGCCCGAGGCTCCCATCAGCGGCACCCCCGACGAGGTCGCCGAACTCCTGCTGGCGTCCTTCGCCGACAAGCTCGACACCGACGCCACCGCCACCCTGGCCATGCTCCGCTCGATGCTGACCCACCCCGAGGCCGCGAGCGACGTCCGCGCGGCGGTCAGCGCCCAGCAGGGCCAGGCGGCCGCCGCCATGCCCGGCGACAACGCCGACGTGCGGGCCGGGATCATCGGGGCCGCCATCCTGGGCGTGGTCGTGGGCCGCCGCCTGCTCCGCCTCGACGGTCTGGCCGACGCCCCGGCCGAGGAGGTCGTGGCGCTGCTGCGCCCGGTCGTGCGCGGGCTGGTCAACGGCGTGCGCGAGCCCGGCCCGGCGGGCACCGCCGATCCCGATTCCGACCCCGGCGCCTGA
- a CDS encoding winged helix DNA-binding domain-containing protein, whose translation MPIELDAEGLRAARMNAQLLMGPPAAGVVGAVRGAAAVQAQDLNASRLAVRARTSGLVVADVRRAIAEERSIIRTWAMRGTLHAIPAADAGWMVGLLGPVFVAKTARRRSELGLDDDLCARAESAMADLLSGGRALTRAELVDELVKADVPVPTVGQAPAHLVSYASLRGLICRGPDREDGEATYVLTREWVGTWDSRDTDSALAKLARRYLWGHGPAGLADFAAWSGLPAAMARRGWELVAKDTEEVATPYGPMLAPREFAESLPSPPSPWQVRLVGAFDSYLLGYKDRGFALPGRHAHAVVPGGGIIHPAVLVNGRAVARWKWAADRRTIVVEPFGALAPELPQGVVAEVVDIGRFLGVETRLKISDPPRPRVGAVPTEAPTEAAGEEPAEAVGGTGRPREDAS comes from the coding sequence ATGCCGATCGAGTTGGACGCCGAGGGCCTGCGCGCCGCCCGCATGAACGCCCAGTTGCTCATGGGCCCGCCCGCGGCCGGCGTCGTCGGTGCCGTCCGCGGGGCCGCCGCAGTCCAGGCGCAGGATCTCAACGCGTCGCGCCTGGCCGTGCGCGCCCGCACGTCGGGGCTTGTCGTGGCGGACGTGCGCCGGGCCATCGCCGAAGAGCGCTCCATCATCCGCACGTGGGCCATGCGCGGCACCCTCCACGCGATCCCGGCCGCGGACGCGGGGTGGATGGTGGGCCTGCTCGGCCCGGTCTTCGTGGCCAAGACCGCCCGCCGCCGGTCCGAACTCGGGCTGGACGACGACCTGTGCGCCCGTGCCGAGTCGGCGATGGCGGACCTCCTCTCCGGAGGCCGGGCGCTGACCCGCGCCGAACTGGTCGACGAACTCGTGAAGGCCGACGTGCCCGTCCCGACCGTCGGCCAGGCCCCCGCCCACCTCGTCTCCTACGCCTCCCTGCGGGGGCTGATCTGCCGTGGGCCCGACCGGGAGGACGGCGAGGCCACCTACGTCCTCACCCGCGAGTGGGTGGGCACCTGGGACTCCCGCGACACCGACTCCGCCCTCGCCAAGCTCGCGCGGCGCTACCTCTGGGGACACGGGCCGGCCGGCCTCGCCGACTTCGCCGCGTGGTCGGGGCTTCCGGCCGCCATGGCGCGGCGCGGCTGGGAGCTGGTCGCGAAGGACACCGAGGAGGTCGCCACTCCCTACGGTCCGATGCTGGCCCCGCGCGAGTTCGCGGAGTCGCTGCCCTCCCCGCCCTCACCGTGGCAGGTGCGCCTGGTCGGCGCGTTCGACTCCTACCTGCTCGGCTACAAGGACCGCGGGTTCGCGCTGCCCGGCCGGCACGCGCACGCGGTGGTGCCGGGTGGCGGGATCATCCATCCGGCGGTGCTGGTCAACGGCCGGGCCGTGGCGCGCTGGAAGTGGGCGGCCGACCGCCGCACGATCGTCGTGGAGCCGTTCGGCGCGCTGGCGCCCGAGCTGCCGCAGGGCGTCGTGGCCGAGGTGGTGGACATCGGCCGCTTCCTCGGGGTGGAGACCCGGCTGAAGATATCGGACCCGCCCCGGCCCCGCGTCGGGGCCGTTCCCACTGAGGCGCCCACCGAGGCGGCCGGGGAGGAGCCGGCGGAGGCCGTCGGCGGCACGGGCCGACCGCGCGAGGACGCGTCCTGA
- the wrbA gene encoding NAD(P)H:quinone oxidoreductase: MSEPVKLSVIYYSATGTGYQIAREIVDTAEKEGAEVRLRKVAELAPEAAIASNPAWAANAEATKDVAEATPDDIVWADAVVFGSPTRYGNITSQLKQFIDTLGPQWQQGLLADKVYSGFTSSATLHGGQESTLLALSNTFYHFGGIIVPPGYTDASKFADGNPYGTSHVDAQGQNAVDDVTRTAAQVQARRVVRVAAALKASRADS, from the coding sequence ATGAGCGAGCCTGTGAAGCTGAGTGTCATCTACTACTCCGCCACCGGCACCGGCTACCAGATCGCGCGCGAGATCGTGGACACCGCCGAGAAGGAAGGCGCGGAGGTCCGCCTGCGCAAGGTCGCAGAGCTGGCCCCCGAGGCCGCGATCGCCAGCAACCCGGCCTGGGCCGCCAACGCCGAGGCCACCAAGGACGTCGCCGAGGCCACCCCCGACGACATCGTCTGGGCCGACGCCGTGGTCTTCGGCTCGCCGACCCGCTACGGCAACATCACGTCGCAGCTGAAGCAGTTCATCGACACCCTCGGCCCGCAGTGGCAGCAGGGCCTGCTCGCCGACAAGGTCTACAGCGGCTTCACGTCCTCGGCCACGCTGCACGGCGGCCAGGAATCCACGCTGCTGGCGCTGTCGAACACCTTCTACCACTTCGGCGGCATCATCGTGCCCCCCGGCTACACCGACGCCAGCAAGTTCGCCGACGGCAACCCCTACGGCACCTCGCACGTCGACGCCCAGGGCCAGAACGCGGTGGACGACGTGACCCGGACCGCCGCCCAGGTGCAGGCCCGGCGCGTCGTGCGGGTGGCCGCCGCCCTCAAGGCCAGCCGCGCCGACAGCTGA
- a CDS encoding fatty acyl-AMP ligase produces the protein MTVPPDLLARIRHHAAERPDAPAITFVDFAADPEGAPATWTYADVDRHARRVAALLGAHCPPDRTAAICCPQGLDYAAAFLGCLYAGVCAVPLYVPVPFRHNGRLRALLGQAAPACVLTTAGHASAVARLTGGAGADPAPVVLDTAAPAPPRDVERMSAAQRGGAAATGEVAYLQYTSGSTGAPRGVRVTRANIAHTAEQSGRAFGQDAASVSVTWLPLFHDFGLAAAITVPLHLGCHAVLFDPMEFVLRPLRWLRLISEHGGTFAPCPDFALGMLCDAAEAAPADELRGLDLTTLKALVNGSEPVRPASLDRFTRVFAPYGFTPEAHAPAYGLAEATILVSATPPGARPRVFACDRRELAKGQAVPAAEGSGDAARAVVECGTAWGQEFAVVDPATLIGLPPRHVGEIWARGPAVTAGYHGSPAATAEVYGRRRADAAPNEPADWLRTGDLGFVDDGHLFVVGRLKDLVIIDGRNHHPADLEATVAAAPGAAEALRRGHAAAVPVDDGEGEYLVVIAERAEGVVLDELAERRLAARVRTAIAERHGVGVHSLVLVDAGTLPKTSSGKLRRAECRERYLAGRYS, from the coding sequence ATGACCGTCCCGCCCGACCTGCTCGCCCGCATCCGCCACCACGCCGCCGAGCGGCCCGACGCGCCCGCCATCACCTTCGTCGACTTCGCGGCCGACCCCGAGGGCGCCCCCGCCACGTGGACCTACGCCGACGTCGACCGGCACGCCCGCCGCGTGGCCGCCCTCCTCGGCGCGCACTGCCCGCCCGACCGGACCGCCGCGATCTGCTGCCCGCAGGGCCTGGACTACGCCGCCGCCTTTCTGGGCTGCCTGTACGCGGGCGTGTGCGCGGTCCCGCTGTATGTGCCCGTGCCGTTCCGGCACAACGGGCGGTTGCGCGCGCTGCTCGGCCAGGCCGCGCCGGCCTGCGTGCTCACCACGGCCGGGCACGCCTCGGCCGTGGCGCGGCTCACCGGCGGGGCGGGTGCGGACCCGGCGCCCGTGGTCCTGGACACCGCCGCCCCGGCCCCGCCGCGCGACGTCGAGCGGATGAGCGCCGCGCAGCGGGGCGGCGCGGCGGCCACCGGAGAGGTCGCCTACCTCCAGTACACGTCCGGCTCGACCGGTGCGCCGCGCGGCGTCCGCGTCACCCGCGCCAACATCGCGCACACCGCCGAGCAGTCCGGGCGCGCGTTCGGCCAGGACGCCGCCTCCGTCTCGGTGACGTGGCTGCCGCTGTTCCACGACTTCGGGCTGGCCGCCGCCATCACCGTGCCATTGCACCTGGGCTGCCACGCCGTCCTCTTCGACCCGATGGAGTTCGTGCTGCGCCCGCTGCGCTGGTTGCGGCTGATCTCCGAGCACGGCGGCACCTTCGCGCCCTGCCCCGACTTCGCGCTGGGCATGCTGTGCGACGCCGCCGAGGCGGCGCCCGCGGACGAACTGCGCGGCCTCGACCTCACCACGCTGAAGGCGCTGGTCAACGGCAGCGAGCCGGTGCGCCCGGCGAGTCTGGACCGGTTCACCCGGGTGTTCGCGCCCTACGGCTTCACCCCCGAGGCGCACGCCCCCGCCTACGGGCTGGCCGAGGCCACCATCCTGGTGTCGGCAACCCCGCCCGGTGCCCGGCCGCGCGTCTTCGCCTGCGACCGCCGCGAACTGGCCAAGGGCCAGGCGGTGCCCGCCGCCGAGGGCAGCGGTGACGCGGCGCGCGCGGTGGTGGAGTGCGGCACCGCCTGGGGACAGGAGTTCGCCGTGGTCGACCCGGCGACGCTGATAGGGCTGCCCCCGCGCCACGTCGGGGAGATCTGGGCGCGCGGACCGGCGGTCACCGCGGGCTACCACGGCAGCCCCGCCGCCACCGCCGAGGTCTACGGGCGCCGGCGGGCCGACGCCGCGCCCAATGAGCCCGCCGACTGGCTGCGCACCGGTGACCTGGGGTTCGTCGACGACGGGCACCTGTTCGTCGTGGGCCGGCTCAAGGACCTGGTGATCATCGACGGCCGCAACCACCACCCGGCCGACCTGGAGGCCACCGTCGCGGCGGCGCCGGGCGCGGCCGAGGCGCTGCGGCGCGGCCACGCGGCGGCCGTGCCGGTGGACGACGGCGAGGGGGAGTACCTGGTGGTGATCGCCGAGCGCGCCGAGGGGGTGGTGCTGGACGAGTTGGCGGAGCGCCGCCTGGCCGCGCGCGTGCGCACGGCGATCGCCGAGCGGCACGGTGTGGGCGTGCACTCCCTGGTCCTGGTGGACGCGGGCACGCTGCCCAAGACCTCCAGCGGCAAGCTGCGTCGGGCGGAGTGCCGCGAGCGCTACCTGGCCGGCCGCTACAGCTGA
- a CDS encoding DUF6230 family protein, which translates to MATMVEESPGPPSDFEHDASAEEHGHTSWKRFALLTVPAAVGAGALLFGIMNGAIAASFAVSGQQFKISADEMRGEGVAIYGGIDYDLRQNVHPVATAAIRDAEIDNLCQSVLTEFPILGTVSLKLSAGTGDTPVHATNLFIDMTRMSGDTRFGDMEIGRDASTLDQGPANARGMQDLFGMQGETLTVSGLEQTAWAANAGTFRLSGLDLAVARGDDECF; encoded by the coding sequence ATGGCAACGATGGTCGAAGAATCCCCCGGTCCCCCCAGCGACTTCGAGCACGACGCGTCGGCGGAGGAGCACGGACACACCAGTTGGAAGCGCTTCGCCCTGCTGACCGTTCCCGCCGCCGTGGGCGCGGGCGCGCTGCTCTTTGGAATCATGAACGGCGCCATCGCCGCGTCGTTCGCCGTTTCCGGGCAGCAGTTCAAAATCTCCGCCGACGAAATGCGCGGCGAGGGCGTGGCCATTTACGGCGGTATCGACTACGACCTGCGGCAGAACGTGCACCCCGTCGCAACGGCCGCCATCCGCGACGCCGAGATCGACAACCTGTGCCAGTCCGTCCTCACCGAGTTCCCCATCCTGGGCACGGTCTCGCTCAAGCTGTCCGCCGGCACCGGCGACACCCCCGTGCACGCCACGAACCTGTTCATCGACATGACGCGGATGTCCGGCGACACCCGGTTCGGGGACATGGAGATCGGCCGCGACGCCTCCACCCTGGACCAGGGCCCCGCCAACGCGCGGGGCATGCAGGACCTCTTCGGCATGCAGGGCGAGACGCTGACGGTCAGCGGGCTGGAGCAGACCGCCTGGGCCGCCAACGCCGGCACCTTCCGGCTGAGCGGACTCGACCTCGCCGTCGCGCGCGGCGACGACGAGTGCTTCTGA
- a CDS encoding DUF6114 domain-containing protein: MNPGTAPAGRARRRPLPFRLWTRLRSWRRRRPFTGGLLAILSGAWICALPLAPVTVMIAQGIAGVPSVLMGVFLMALGMIVWAQPRQATIAGVLTVLIGLAALVMSNLGGFVVGSLLAFAGGGLMFAWRPTPRVRRRDRRRAARAADPVGAPAPRSAPAEGGGPAPRPGPRPGEPVDRRPP, from the coding sequence ATGAACCCTGGCACCGCTCCGGCCGGCCGTGCGCGGCGCCGGCCGCTGCCGTTCCGCCTCTGGACGCGGCTGCGCAGCTGGCGCCGCCGGCGCCCCTTCACCGGCGGCCTGCTGGCCATCCTGTCCGGCGCGTGGATCTGCGCCCTGCCGCTGGCGCCCGTCACCGTGATGATCGCCCAGGGCATCGCCGGCGTCCCCTCGGTGCTGATGGGGGTCTTCCTGATGGCCCTGGGCATGATCGTCTGGGCCCAGCCCCGCCAGGCCACCATCGCCGGGGTGCTGACGGTCCTGATCGGGCTGGCCGCGCTGGTCATGTCCAACCTCGGCGGGTTCGTCGTGGGCAGCCTGCTCGCCTTCGCGGGCGGCGGGCTGATGTTCGCCTGGCGCCCCACGCCCCGGGTGCGGCGGCGCGACCGGCGCCGCGCCGCGCGGGCGGCCGACCCGGTGGGCGCGCCGGCCCCGCGTTCCGCTCCGGCCGAGGGCGGCGGTCCGGCGCCCCGGCCCGGACCCCGCCCGGGCGAGCCCGTGGACCGGCGCCCGCCGTGA